A stretch of the Nosocomiicoccus ampullae genome encodes the following:
- a CDS encoding bifunctional glycosyltransferase/CDP-glycerol:glycerophosphate glycerophosphotransferase, translating to MDVTVIIPLYNAEKYIYETLDSVVNQSFKGSIEVIIINDGSTDNSVEYVKKYILNNSMKNINFRLLDDGKNLGPGTRRNQGINLATGKAIQFLDSDDFLMANTLELAYNELFQYEVNSFVHYDWAFYEDDSKKTVYSSPEPYDKFSVLREKGCELLLRSGSYFTVHSLYKTSFLKNNQIYYGEGYIYEDFEFFVKRSLRAQRVPRISNILYKVRVHGNSITKTNSDTMEHYVSFKKAISASYDLFSDGYRNVETPYHFTRYVIGRSLIYAEKRIPNKRNIRKKFLKEVLEIVYNYNKKMYIPYGLSAYNNLIFNSNLIPNGDVKRLLKIHKMYKKGKINYFNSRSKKHQNKIKNREYKIKTLKNKLDNNYYTQPLIYNTRRAVHKYRRNKKIRYIRNIENQNIKNIILMIGFDYRYTGNSRYLFEFLKDKYSGESLKFVTDDMRVPSEHRITPRSQEFWEILGTCKILIAESWIPKAFKKREGQTWIQLWHGTPFKKLLFDSHESNLISLNPYHKVRMKYDIERWDLLLADTEVANNKFSSAFDISKQKIKKLGYPRNEYLIQNCRNDLLKREIKLKYNIPIDKKIILYAPTWRDYNYKKNINDIDLTYLLNGPKVLNRLGSEYIIINKSHNLEMSKNLSRDHRLIEAKDFMETQELLLISDIVITDYSSIIFDAIHINKPFYLFINDYHKYTVTRGVYKDMINDFSPIVCKNEEDLVRLIQNELLIDLPSKYYNLNLNQSSEKIAIMIENLLK from the coding sequence ATGGATGTTACGGTTATAATTCCCCTGTATAATGCAGAGAAATATATATATGAAACACTTGACTCTGTTGTGAATCAATCATTTAAGGGTAGTATAGAAGTTATAATTATTAATGATGGGTCTACGGATAACTCTGTTGAATATGTTAAGAAATATATTCTAAATAATTCTATGAAAAATATAAATTTCAGGTTGTTAGATGATGGGAAAAATCTAGGTCCTGGAACACGTAGAAATCAAGGTATTAACTTAGCGACTGGTAAAGCAATACAATTTTTAGATTCTGATGATTTTCTAATGGCTAATACACTAGAGTTAGCTTATAATGAGTTGTTTCAGTATGAAGTAAATAGTTTTGTTCACTATGATTGGGCTTTTTATGAAGATGATAGTAAAAAAACTGTGTATTCATCACCAGAACCTTATGATAAATTTTCAGTGTTACGAGAAAAAGGATGCGAATTATTACTTAGATCCGGTTCATATTTTACAGTACATAGTCTTTACAAAACGAGTTTTTTAAAGAATAATCAAATATATTATGGAGAAGGTTACATTTACGAAGATTTTGAGTTTTTCGTAAAGAGATCTTTAAGAGCCCAACGAGTCCCTAGAATATCGAATATACTTTATAAAGTAAGAGTACATGGTAATTCAATTACAAAAACGAATTCAGACACTATGGAACACTATGTGTCCTTCAAAAAAGCAATTTCTGCATCTTACGATTTATTTAGTGATGGATATAGAAATGTGGAGACCCCTTATCATTTCACAAGATATGTTATAGGGAGGTCCCTAATATATGCAGAAAAAAGAATTCCAAACAAAAGAAATATTAGAAAGAAGTTTTTGAAGGAAGTATTAGAAATAGTTTATAATTACAATAAAAAAATGTATATACCGTATGGGCTAAGCGCATATAATAATCTTATCTTTAATAGTAATCTTATTCCTAATGGAGATGTTAAGAGGCTTTTAAAAATACATAAAATGTATAAGAAGGGTAAAATCAATTACTTTAATAGCCGGTCGAAAAAACATCAAAACAAGATTAAAAATAGAGAATATAAAATTAAAACTTTAAAGAATAAATTGGATAACAATTACTACACCCAACCACTTATCTATAATACACGTAGAGCAGTACATAAATATAGAAGAAATAAAAAGATACGTTATATACGTAATATAGAAAATCAAAATATAAAGAATATTATTCTAATGATAGGATTTGATTATAGATATACTGGGAACTCTAGATACTTATTTGAGTTTCTAAAAGATAAGTATTCTGGAGAAAGTCTGAAATTTGTTACTGATGATATGAGAGTTCCTAGTGAACATAGAATTACTCCGAGAAGTCAAGAATTTTGGGAAATATTGGGAACCTGTAAAATTTTAATAGCTGAATCTTGGATACCTAAGGCTTTTAAAAAAAGAGAAGGACAGACTTGGATTCAATTATGGCATGGTACACCATTTAAAAAATTGCTTTTTGATTCTCATGAATCGAACCTTATCAGTTTAAATCCTTATCATAAAGTTAGAATGAAATATGATATTGAGAGATGGGATTTATTACTGGCTGATACGGAAGTTGCTAATAATAAGTTTTCATCTGCTTTTGATATTAGTAAACAAAAAATAAAGAAACTAGGATATCCTAGAAATGAGTATTTAATTCAAAACTGTAGAAATGATTTACTAAAAAGAGAAATAAAATTAAAATATAATATTCCTATTGATAAAAAAATTATATTATACGCCCCAACTTGGAGAGATTATAATTATAAAAAGAACATAAATGATATTGATTTGACATACTTACTGAATGGTCCAAAGGTGTTAAATAGATTAGGATCGGAATATATTATAATTAATAAATCACATAATCTCGAAATGTCTAAAAATTTATCGCGTGATCATAGACTCATAGAGGCAAAAGATTTCATGGAAACCCAAGAATTACTGCTTATTTCAGATATTGTAATAACGGATTATTCATCAATAATATTCGATGCTATTCATATAAATAAACCTTTTTATTTATTTATCAATGACTATCACAAATACACAGTAACTAGAGGTGTTTATAAAGATATGATTAATGACTTCTCTCCAATAGTGTGTAAAAATGAAGAGGATTTAGTAAGGCTTATACAAAATGAGCTTCTTATAGACTTACCGTCTAAGTACTATAATTTAAATTTAAATCAATCTTCTGAAAAAATAGCTATTATGATAGAGAATTTATTAAAATAA
- a CDS encoding aminomethyl transferase family protein, producing the protein MLKNDERRRLEHEAIRNNVGFHEYTHDLIEVSGEDAAKFLDYIFVNDVYDLNVDDNVYTTMLDESGGIIDDVIIIRKNEDTFHVSTLRGEKMIEWLESHKNDFKVTIKNVKHQNRMITIQGPKSRDLVNELINETIDDLKRFHVREYKVSDETVEIMRAGFTGELGYEVYVRPEFKDEFIGRLKTAGEKYNLTEVTTNIYHDSIPMEKGYILLEDIKGLTPHEAGLGWTVDWSKDFIGKEKILNDHKKETRSPNEVKGLLVDQYIKSDTPITFNEEKVGKVIRVIYGYTVEQYIGFALVDTSKVKENSVVEVGNNKGKIVKRKFYDLNDERVKATD; encoded by the coding sequence ATGCTAAAAAATGATGAAAGACGCCGTTTAGAGCATGAAGCAATAAGAAATAATGTCGGTTTTCATGAATATACGCACGATTTAATAGAAGTGAGCGGCGAAGATGCTGCAAAATTTCTAGATTATATTTTTGTAAACGATGTTTACGACTTAAATGTAGATGATAACGTCTATACAACAATGCTTGATGAGAGTGGCGGAATTATAGACGACGTCATCATTATTCGTAAAAATGAAGATACATTCCACGTTTCAACGTTACGTGGAGAAAAAATGATTGAGTGGTTAGAATCTCATAAAAATGATTTTAAAGTAACAATTAAAAATGTGAAACATCAAAATCGTATGATCACAATACAAGGGCCAAAATCACGTGATTTAGTGAATGAGCTGATAAATGAAACTATCGACGATTTAAAAAGATTTCACGTTCGGGAGTATAAAGTTTCAGATGAAACAGTTGAAATCATGCGTGCAGGATTTACTGGGGAACTCGGTTACGAAGTATATGTACGACCTGAATTTAAGGATGAGTTTATTGGTCGCCTTAAAACAGCTGGAGAGAAATACAATCTAACGGAAGTCACAACAAATATATATCACGACAGTATTCCAATGGAAAAAGGATATATTCTTTTAGAAGATATTAAAGGTTTAACACCCCATGAAGCGGGTCTAGGTTGGACCGTCGACTGGAGTAAAGATTTTATCGGTAAAGAAAAAATTCTAAATGACCATAAAAAAGAGACGCGTTCACCAAATGAAGTAAAAGGATTACTTGTTGATCAGTATATTAAAAGTGACACACCAATTACGTTTAATGAAGAGAAAGTGGGAAAAGTCATTCGTGTCATCTACGGTTACACAGTAGAGCAATATATTGGATTTGCACTCGTTGATACATCAAAAGTAAAAGAGAACAGTGTTGTAGAAGTAGGAAACAATAAAGGAAAAATCGTTAAACGTAAATTTTATGATCTAAACGATGAAAGAGTGAAAGCGACTGACTAG
- a CDS encoding glycosyltransferase family 2 protein: MISIIVPTFNGEKTIRKTITNIIESATHLNYELIVVNDGSTDSSLQILNELKTNGNIKVINQDNRGVSSARNTGIQNISKKSKYITFIDDSDLISKNFLSDGIQFLRDYKDVDLAICRIEKLTNNVLEDHNLNFRFNNMSHKVNIINAPEMIHYHMGGVVFRSALFLEEKFRFDEEISFWEDAKLINSILLEKKKYGLLKESVYYYNRDPHNSLTIQSWNDEKRYKYHIEKNYRELVIKSIDLYGKVIDYIQFLIASHYLQFIIKSNSDLINKDYIKQDSDFLYASKQIFNYIDTDVIENLRTSYFYKSILFKLKELEYNTELNKSEIKVYGQKYDFLRQKLYFSFSKEIEKIDSDYQVYKRTKFLTNQVANLINEEYYIEPLFNKKNTINKVFMVHLNIFESLFDQKFIIINSSKNINIEITSKSLVKRTLKRILKR, from the coding sequence ATGATTTCTATAATTGTACCGACATTTAATGGAGAAAAGACTATTAGGAAAACTATAACAAATATAATTGAGAGTGCAACCCACTTGAATTACGAGTTAATTGTAGTAAATGATGGTAGTACTGATAGCAGTCTACAGATTTTAAATGAGTTAAAAACAAATGGCAACATTAAGGTTATTAACCAAGATAATAGAGGGGTCAGTTCAGCACGAAATACAGGAATTCAAAATATATCTAAAAAATCAAAATACATAACCTTTATTGATGATTCTGATTTGATCTCTAAAAATTTTCTTAGCGATGGTATTCAATTTTTAAGAGATTATAAAGATGTGGATTTAGCAATTTGCAGGATAGAAAAACTTACTAATAATGTATTAGAAGATCATAATTTAAATTTTAGATTTAATAATATGTCGCATAAAGTTAACATAATTAACGCTCCAGAAATGATTCATTATCATATGGGAGGAGTAGTTTTTAGAAGTGCTCTTTTTTTAGAGGAAAAATTTCGTTTCGATGAAGAGATATCTTTTTGGGAAGATGCGAAATTAATTAACTCTATTCTTTTAGAGAAAAAAAAGTATGGGTTACTTAAAGAATCTGTTTATTACTACAATCGTGATCCCCATAATTCGTTAACTATACAAAGTTGGAATGATGAAAAGAGATATAAATATCATATAGAAAAAAATTATCGAGAATTAGTAATAAAGTCCATTGATTTATATGGAAAAGTTATTGATTATATACAATTCTTAATTGCTAGTCATTACCTTCAGTTCATTATTAAATCAAATAGTGATTTAATTAATAAAGATTATATAAAACAAGATTCTGATTTTTTATATGCTTCAAAACAAATCTTTAATTATATAGATACTGATGTTATAGAAAATTTAAGAACTTCGTATTTTTATAAGTCCATACTATTTAAATTAAAAGAACTGGAATATAATACTGAATTAAATAAGTCAGAGATTAAAGTTTATGGACAGAAATATGATTTTTTGAGACAAAAATTATATTTTTCTTTTTCAAAAGAAATTGAAAAAATAGACTCAGATTATCAGGTGTATAAGAGAACAAAATTTTTAACTAATCAAGTTGCTAATCTAATAAATGAGGAGTATTATATTGAACCATTATTTAATAAAAAAAATACTATAAATAAAGTTTTCATGGTTCATTTAAATATATTTGAATCATTATTTGATCAAAAATTCATTATAATAAACTCTAGTAAAAATATAAATATAGAAATAACAAGTAAATCTTTAGTAAAAAGAACGTTAAAGAGAATTTTGAAAAGGTGA
- a CDS encoding LCP family protein, which produces MNSDESRDDLGERSDSIMILSVNPNTNKTVMVSIPRDTSTEIVGNDSVEKINHAYAYGGSQMAKDSIENLMNVPIDHYVSINMDGLKDLIDIVGGVTVVSNSTFEVKGNSYVEGLPYDMYGEEALAFTRSRYQDGSGGDFGRQERQQLVVEALGDKLLSAGSITRINSILDTLGNNVRTDLKMADIQDIGTKYNGARRNVERIQLEGTGETMEDGLWYSKKV; this is translated from the coding sequence GTGAACTCTGACGAATCACGTGATGACTTAGGTGAGCGTTCGGACTCAATTATGATTTTATCAGTAAACCCAAACACTAATAAAACAGTGATGGTTAGTATCCCACGTGATACAAGTACAGAGATTGTAGGTAATGATTCAGTAGAAAAAATTAACCACGCATATGCTTACGGCGGTTCACAAATGGCAAAAGACTCAATTGAGAATCTAATGAATGTGCCAATCGACCATTATGTGAGTATTAATATGGATGGTTTAAAAGATTTAATAGATATTGTTGGTGGGGTTACAGTAGTAAGTAACTCAACGTTTGAGGTCAAAGGTAATTCTTATGTTGAAGGATTACCGTATGATATGTATGGTGAAGAGGCACTTGCATTTACAAGAAGTCGTTATCAGGACGGGTCTGGTGGTGACTTTGGTCGACAAGAGCGTCAACAATTAGTTGTAGAAGCTTTAGGAGATAAGTTATTATCTGCAGGATCAATTACGAGAATTAATTCAATTTTAGACACACTAGGGAATAACGTGAGAACAGACTTAAAAATGGCGGATATCCAAGATATTGGTACAAAGTATAATGGTGCACGCCGTAATGTTGAACGTATTCAATTAGAGGGTACTGGAGAAACTATGGAAGACGGATTATGGTATTCGAAGAAAGTCTAA
- a CDS encoding amidohydrolase has protein sequence MSVKEKLFKKLEEKESKMIEIRRHLHEYPELSFKEEKTAQFIEDFYKDKDVKVTTNVGNGYGIITEIKGKNEGKTIGLRADFDALPVTEEADVPFKSKNEGVMHACGHDAHTAYILILAESLYELRDEWNGTIKIIHQHAEEVPPGGAKSIVESGILDDLDEVYGAHVFPMFDTGVIQFATGNAMAGCSNFDLVIQGSGGHGGLPHKTRDALVAASYFITNIQTIVSRNMNPLDMTVISITSLEDATGGYNVVQDKVTLRGTVRYLQEENKEFVYERFKDMVKGLEVAFDVECDLNYDFHFPVLYNHPEESEYVRELLKNSIGDYLTDVQVTEPLTGSEDFAYYLQKAPGTYINVGAKPEGVEVAYPNHHPKFEINEQALLICAKSIGEITVKRLEV, from the coding sequence ATGAGTGTTAAAGAAAAATTATTTAAAAAGCTCGAAGAAAAAGAAAGTAAAATGATTGAAATTAGACGTCATTTACATGAGTACCCTGAATTATCTTTTAAAGAAGAAAAAACAGCACAATTTATTGAAGATTTTTATAAAGATAAAGATGTAAAAGTTACTACTAACGTTGGAAATGGTTACGGTATTATCACTGAAATTAAAGGTAAAAACGAAGGTAAAACAATTGGACTTCGTGCAGATTTTGATGCGTTACCAGTGACTGAAGAAGCAGATGTACCATTTAAATCTAAAAACGAAGGCGTTATGCATGCGTGTGGTCACGACGCGCATACCGCATATATACTTATACTTGCAGAATCTCTCTATGAGTTAAGAGATGAATGGAACGGTACGATTAAAATTATTCATCAGCACGCGGAAGAAGTGCCACCTGGTGGTGCGAAATCTATCGTAGAATCTGGGATTTTAGATGATCTTGACGAAGTTTACGGGGCGCACGTATTCCCAATGTTTGACACAGGTGTTATACAATTTGCGACAGGCAATGCGATGGCAGGATGCTCAAACTTTGATTTAGTCATTCAAGGAAGCGGTGGTCACGGTGGACTTCCACATAAAACGAGAGACGCACTCGTCGCCGCGAGTTATTTTATTACAAACATTCAAACGATAGTTTCTAGAAACATGAACCCGTTAGATATGACGGTCATTTCAATTACTTCTTTAGAGGACGCAACAGGCGGTTATAACGTCGTTCAAGACAAAGTAACATTACGCGGAACTGTCCGCTATTTACAAGAAGAAAATAAAGAATTTGTCTATGAACGATTTAAAGATATGGTGAAAGGGTTAGAAGTCGCGTTTGATGTGGAGTGTGACTTAAACTACGACTTCCATTTCCCAGTATTATATAACCATCCAGAAGAATCAGAGTACGTCAGAGAGTTACTGAAAAATAGTATCGGAGATTATTTAACAGACGTACAAGTGACAGAACCACTCACAGGATCTGAAGACTTTGCATATTATTTACAAAAAGCACCAGGGACATATATTAACGTCGGTGCAAAACCAGAAGGCGTAGAGGTAGCATACCCAAACCACCATCCAAAATTTGAGATCAATGAACAAGCGTTACTCATATGTGCGAAATCTATCGGAGAAATTACAGTGAAGCGGTTAGAGGTTTAA
- a CDS encoding LCP family protein, which yields MVNHPQKLRKQRAHKKGMPIWLKILFMSFLLVIIAGVTFAGFTFYKLNQLGATINDGAEERQPSKLRREDVNVDDKDPISIALFGIDSDETREGLGERSDSIMILSVNPNTNKTVMVSIPRDTRAEIVGNDSVEKINHAYAYGGPQMAKDSIENLMNVPIDHYVSINMDGLKDLIDIVGGVTVVSNSTFEVKGNSYVEGLPYDMYGEEALAFIRSRYENGSGGDFGRQERQQLVIEALGDKLLSASSITRINSILDTLGHNVKTDLTMSNIQDIGTKYNGARRNVEGLQLEGAGETLDDGLWYFLPDENNLEEISNEYIENLELE from the coding sequence ATGGTAAATCATCCACAGAAATTAAGAAAACAAAGAGCTCATAAAAAAGGGATGCCTATATGGCTTAAAATACTATTTATGAGTTTTCTTTTAGTTATTATTGCAGGAGTCACTTTTGCAGGTTTTACTTTTTATAAATTAAATCAACTAGGTGCAACGATTAATGATGGTGCGGAAGAAAGGCAACCATCTAAACTAAGAAGAGAAGATGTAAATGTTGATGACAAAGATCCTATATCTATTGCGCTATTTGGGATTGATTCTGATGAAACTCGTGAAGGGCTAGGTGAACGTTCTGACTCGATTATGATCCTCTCAGTAAACCCAAACACTAATAAAACAGTGATGGTTAGTATTCCGCGTGATACACGTGCGGAGATTGTAGGTAATGATAGTGTAGAAAAAATTAACCACGCATATGCTTATGGAGGTCCACAGATGGCAAAAGACTCAATTGAGAATCTAATGAATGTGCCAATCGACCATTATGTGAGTATTAATATGGATGGGTTAAAAGATTTAATAGATATTGTTGGTGGGGTTACAGTAGTAAGTAACTCAACGTTTGAGGTCAAAGGTAATTCTTATGTTGAAGGATTACCGTATGATATGTATGGTGAAGAAGCACTTGCATTTATAAGAAGTCGTTATGAAAATGGTTCTGGTGGTGATTTTGGCAGACAAGAGCGCCAACAATTAGTTATAGAAGCTTTAGGAGATAAGTTATTATCTGCGAGTTCAATTACGAGAATTAACTCAATTTTAGATACATTAGGCCATAATGTAAAAACAGACTTAACAATGTCTAATATTCAGGATATTGGAACAAAATATAATGGTGCACGTCGTAATGTTGAAGGTCTTCAATTAGAGGGTGCAGGCGAAACTCTAGATGATGGATTATGGTATTTCTTACCGGATGAAAATAATCTAGAAGAAATCTCTAATGAATATATTGAGAATCTAGAGTTAGAATAA
- a CDS encoding IS3 family transposase has product MMLLTYKSIKKLIRRLEEYVDWYNKRRIKEKLNGLSPVQFKEQAI; this is encoded by the coding sequence ATGATGTTACTTACATATAAAAGTATTAAAAAATTAATACGAAGATTAGAAGAATATGTTGATTGGTACAACAAGAGAAGAATTAAAGAAAAGTTAAATGGCCTGTCTCCTGTTCAATTCAAGGAACAAGCCATATAA
- a CDS encoding ABC transporter ATP-binding protein gives MDDNILEVRDIIKEYELYTNNKHKLKSLLGAKVNTKKFLALNGINFDLKKGESIGIVGINGSGKSTLSNIIAGLGNQTRGTIKINGSSSILSISAGLNGELTGRENIELKCLMLGLTKKKIKELEPKIIEFSELNDFIDQPVKLYSSGMKAKLGFSISISLEPDLYIIDEALSVGDSAFTSKALNRLEQYKHKGKSMIFVSHSLSQIEKFCDKILWLEVGRIKSIGKTKEVIHYYKQFSEFWKKLNAYEKKEYLEMVTNATVYKRLDNPNIRLYYPLQENYDWLKKKHEVRFELTSYLCHFKSGDTKIYKNISEPNSFELSKTYLKKVYYVKKQAIINNEVYFQLSKMESFKYEVVGWVKKKDLTYLEYKDISYDQFKVSLTGESYALSAPWGGGSEIVHKDLSKFKNNPFYVTRTVMIGKNVWFYGILSDTRVWVNSRYTFNHKL, from the coding sequence ATGGATGATAATATATTAGAAGTAAGAGATATTATTAAAGAGTATGAATTATACACAAATAATAAACATAAATTAAAATCTTTACTGGGAGCAAAAGTTAATACTAAAAAATTTTTAGCATTAAATGGTATTAATTTTGATTTAAAAAAGGGCGAAAGTATAGGCATCGTTGGTATTAACGGCTCGGGTAAGTCAACATTATCGAATATAATAGCAGGACTTGGAAATCAAACTAGAGGAACTATAAAAATTAACGGTTCCTCCTCTATATTAAGTATATCTGCGGGTTTAAATGGTGAATTAACAGGCAGAGAAAATATTGAATTAAAATGTTTAATGCTGGGGTTAACAAAAAAGAAAATAAAAGAACTAGAGCCTAAGATTATTGAATTTTCAGAGTTGAATGATTTTATCGACCAACCGGTTAAGCTATATTCTAGTGGAATGAAAGCAAAGTTAGGATTTTCAATATCGATCTCTCTAGAACCAGATCTTTACATAATTGATGAGGCACTGTCAGTTGGTGACAGTGCTTTTACAAGTAAGGCTTTAAACAGGTTAGAGCAATATAAGCATAAAGGTAAATCCATGATTTTTGTAAGCCATTCATTATCACAAATTGAAAAGTTTTGTGATAAAATCCTGTGGCTAGAAGTTGGAAGAATTAAATCTATTGGGAAAACAAAAGAAGTTATACATTATTACAAACAATTTTCTGAATTTTGGAAGAAACTTAATGCCTATGAAAAAAAAGAGTATCTAGAAATGGTCACCAATGCGACAGTTTATAAAAGATTAGACAATCCAAATATTAGATTATATTATCCACTTCAAGAAAACTATGATTGGTTGAAAAAAAAACATGAAGTGCGTTTTGAATTAACTAGCTACTTATGCCATTTCAAAAGCGGTGATACTAAAATTTATAAAAATATTAGTGAACCAAATTCATTTGAGCTATCAAAAACATATTTAAAAAAAGTGTATTACGTAAAAAAACAAGCAATAATAAATAATGAAGTATATTTTCAATTAAGTAAAATGGAAAGTTTTAAGTATGAAGTAGTTGGATGGGTTAAGAAAAAAGATTTAACTTATTTAGAATATAAAGATATTAGTTATGATCAATTTAAGGTTTCTTTAACTGGAGAAAGCTATGCACTATCAGCACCTTGGGGTGGAGGTAGTGAAATTGTACATAAAGATTTGTCAAAATTTAAAAACAATCCTTTTTATGTTACAAGAACTGTGATGATTGGTAAGAATGTTTGGTTTTATGGAATTTTATCTGACACTAGGGTTTGGGTTAATTCACGATATACATTTAATCATAAACTTTAA
- a CDS encoding NAD(P)H-hydrate dehydratase, which yields MNKFELKDVVELWPKRDQNSYKGTFGKVGIIAGSIHMPGASVLATKAAVRSGAGLTTANIPNENFSILGVHVPEAMLYNREDNLEDFYEGLDSILIGPGLGDFEEDYLKTLIQKFKGILVIDADGLTHVKPLLKYIRERTAPTIITPHFGEMARILGVNIQEVINNQKEVAKRFAEENNVYVVLKGSETIVSSPTNTTVLNRGNTGLSKGGSGDVLAGMILGFSNRYENLIDAIHSAVFMHGYTAEYVSKFKAVEAMTAMDIVNYLGESMLHAKK from the coding sequence ATGAATAAATTTGAACTAAAAGATGTCGTAGAATTATGGCCAAAAAGAGATCAAAATTCTTACAAAGGAACTTTTGGTAAAGTGGGAATAATTGCGGGTAGTATTCATATGCCTGGTGCTTCAGTCCTTGCTACGAAAGCTGCTGTTAGAAGCGGTGCGGGTCTTACGACAGCTAATATACCGAACGAAAATTTTTCTATTCTCGGAGTGCATGTCCCTGAAGCGATGCTTTATAATCGTGAAGATAATTTAGAAGATTTTTATGAAGGTCTCGACAGCATTTTGATTGGACCAGGACTTGGAGATTTTGAAGAAGATTATTTAAAAACTCTGATTCAAAAATTTAAAGGCATATTAGTTATTGATGCTGATGGTCTGACACATGTGAAGCCACTACTTAAATATATAAGAGAAAGAACAGCACCAACAATTATCACACCGCATTTTGGTGAAATGGCACGTATTTTAGGTGTGAATATTCAAGAAGTTATTAATAACCAAAAAGAAGTTGCCAAAAGATTCGCTGAAGAAAATAATGTCTATGTTGTATTAAAGGGAAGTGAAACAATAGTTTCATCACCAACAAATACAACAGTTTTAAATAGAGGAAACACCGGTCTTTCTAAAGGAGGATCAGGGGATGTATTAGCGGGGATGATTTTAGGTTTTTCAAATCGCTATGAAAATTTAATTGATGCGATTCATAGTGCAGTTTTTATGCACGGGTATACTGCAGAATACGTAAGTAAATTCAAAGCAGTTGAAGCAATGACTGCAATGGATATTGTGAATTATTTAGGAGAGTCGATGTTACATGCTAAAAAATGA